From the Oleiharenicola lentus genome, one window contains:
- a CDS encoding PHB depolymerase family esterase, translating to MRPLFAVLLVVVLNATVLAAPSEPQLLRVTYPSPALKAERDYFVYLPPGFEKQEKWPVILFLHGNGQRGDGKGELDYVLEHGPLFEAWCQRRDLPFVIIAPQMPMQDQGGLDYIKDRTPDQIPRRKPEGTNPLRWFPRSQLPMDGVRSEPLPAELGDLRQDPRGWNILERDLLAMIDTVIARYRGDPRRVYLTGLSLGGEGSWALAAAHPSRFAAVAPVVGYGPPSVAPALVAARLPVWVFAGGRDTAEPLQYFYPLVNELERLGHPGVRFTIEADLGHDAWMRVYAGQDLYDWFLAHTK from the coding sequence ATGCGCCCCTTATTCGCCGTGCTGCTGGTGGTCGTGTTGAACGCAACCGTCCTCGCCGCTCCTTCCGAACCGCAATTGCTCCGCGTCACCTACCCGAGCCCGGCGCTCAAGGCCGAGCGCGACTACTTCGTGTATCTGCCGCCGGGTTTCGAGAAGCAGGAGAAGTGGCCGGTGATTCTTTTTCTCCACGGCAACGGGCAGCGGGGTGACGGCAAAGGCGAGCTCGATTATGTGCTGGAACACGGACCGCTCTTCGAGGCCTGGTGCCAGCGGCGGGATCTGCCGTTCGTGATCATCGCCCCGCAGATGCCGATGCAGGACCAGGGCGGGCTGGACTACATCAAGGACCGGACGCCCGACCAGATCCCGCGCCGGAAGCCGGAAGGCACCAACCCGCTGCGTTGGTTTCCCCGCAGCCAGTTGCCGATGGACGGCGTGCGGTCCGAGCCGTTGCCGGCCGAGCTGGGTGACTTGCGGCAGGATCCGCGGGGGTGGAACATCCTGGAGCGCGACCTGCTCGCGATGATCGACACGGTGATCGCCCGATACCGGGGCGACCCCCGACGGGTTTACCTGACCGGTCTGAGCCTGGGCGGGGAGGGCAGCTGGGCGCTCGCGGCCGCCCACCCGTCGCGGTTCGCCGCGGTCGCCCCCGTCGTGGGTTATGGCCCGCCGTCCGTTGCCCCCGCGCTGGTGGCGGCGCGCCTGCCCGTGTGGGTGTTTGCCGGTGGTCGCGACACCGCGGAGCCGCTGCAGTACTTTTACCCGCTGGTGAACGAACTCGAAAGACTGGGCCATCCCGGCGTGCGCTTCACCATCGAGGCCGATCTCGGCCACGATGCGTGGATGCGCGTCTATGCCGGCCAGGACCTCTACGACTGGTTTCTCGCGCACACGAAGTGA
- a CDS encoding CinA family protein has translation MSTAAEIKSLILRHPKLTLAAAESLTGGQVQARLTSVSGASEYFLGGVTAYSLAQKVKLLGVNRVHAKTVDCVSQRVAVEMAAGAAQLFGADLAVATTGYAEPAPAKKVRTPQAWWALCHRHRGAAVVLSGQIEIPGADRVTVQERVAEAVLAEVVNYLRQFRG, from the coding sequence ATGAGCACCGCCGCCGAGATCAAGTCACTCATCCTGCGTCACCCGAAGCTGACCTTGGCCGCGGCCGAAAGCCTCACGGGCGGGCAGGTGCAGGCGCGCCTCACGTCGGTTTCGGGCGCTTCGGAGTATTTTCTCGGCGGGGTCACCGCCTACTCGCTCGCACAAAAGGTGAAGCTGCTCGGGGTGAACCGCGTGCACGCGAAGACGGTGGACTGCGTGTCGCAGCGCGTGGCGGTCGAGATGGCCGCCGGTGCGGCGCAGCTGTTCGGCGCCGACCTCGCGGTGGCCACGACCGGCTATGCCGAGCCCGCACCCGCGAAGAAGGTGCGCACGCCGCAGGCGTGGTGGGCGCTTTGCCACCGGCATCGGGGTGCGGCCGTGGTGCTCTCGGGACAGATCGAGATACCGGGCGCCGATCGCGTCACCGTGCAGGAGCGTGTCGCCGAGGCCGTGCTAGCCGAGGTGGTGAATTATCTGCGGCAATTTCGCGGCTAG